The proteins below come from a single uncultured Dethiosulfovibrio sp. genomic window:
- a CDS encoding polysaccharide pyruvyl transferase family protein, with translation MKNLGDELLLQGMIDLFASVGVERDRLAVLSGDPDHTSRTYGVRSVSRWSPKDIWELCRSSQSLVLGGGGLFQDSTSVRSVSYYSGVMALARMAGCATWVYGNSLGPLSSLAGRSMARLALKGVRSLVLRDRSSMALANRMGLKAVMCPDPVTALSMERADGDRVLVNLRPWDGRLEIEAARAIGEYLSSRSLTAVGVAMAPEDRALMEGFKQKGILDLEDIVLPDGANHPVWRSGGFSVGMRLHFNVLSSLSAIPGVAVPYDPKVRDYASSVGYGVLGDGGTIEPSGPDFSWLEDCKERSGKVFRSCWKDVIKP, from the coding sequence ATGAAAAACTTAGGTGACGAGCTACTTTTGCAGGGCATGATCGATCTCTTTGCCTCGGTGGGGGTGGAAAGGGACCGTCTCGCCGTTCTCTCCGGTGACCCCGATCATACCTCCAGGACCTATGGTGTCAGGTCGGTAAGCAGGTGGTCTCCGAAGGATATATGGGAGCTCTGTAGATCTTCCCAAAGCCTCGTCCTAGGCGGAGGGGGCCTGTTTCAGGACAGCACCAGCGTCAGATCGGTGTCCTATTATTCCGGCGTTATGGCCTTGGCCCGTATGGCGGGCTGTGCCACCTGGGTTTACGGAAACTCTCTGGGCCCCCTTTCGTCTTTGGCAGGCCGGTCCATGGCGAGGTTGGCTTTAAAAGGGGTTAGGTCCTTGGTCCTTAGGGACAGGTCCTCTATGGCTCTGGCGAACCGTATGGGCCTAAAGGCGGTGATGTGTCCCGATCCTGTCACCGCTCTCTCCATGGAGAGAGCCGACGGCGATCGGGTTTTAGTTAACCTCAGGCCCTGGGACGGTCGTCTTGAGATCGAGGCTGCCAGGGCCATAGGGGAGTACCTGTCCTCTCGGTCTTTAACGGCGGTAGGGGTGGCTATGGCCCCTGAGGATAGGGCTCTAATGGAGGGGTTTAAGCAAAAGGGCATATTGGATCTTGAGGACATAGTCCTGCCCGACGGGGCTAACCACCCTGTGTGGCGTTCCGGCGGTTTTTCCGTAGGCATGAGGCTCCATTTTAACGTGCTTTCCTCCCTTTCCGCCATTCCCGGTGTGGCGGTCCCCTACGATCCTAAGGTGAGGGACTACGCCTCTTCCGTAGGCTACGGTGTGCTAGGGGATGGAGGGACAATAGAGCCCTCTGGCCCCGATTTTAGCTGGCTGGAGGACTGTAAGGAGAGGTCCGGGAAGGTCTTCCGGTCCTGCTGGAAGGATGTGATTAAGCCTTGA
- a CDS encoding DUF5693 family protein, whose product MMVFSWKRFFALSLLLSLALSLPGLAVRWKSEVARKSSVIVVDWKQIPALASQGEVTSSVALRSLMDQGVRGMIVGEVTGQELDNGVLPLWYGPLEDLPGSLRSALSADLTGTALSFPSNFSMAERWSLFLGLRFPKGRAVVAQGHRIFVIPQTREQLALKGVLPDFAGLDMASELSLPVIYRPAPRGMEPSKTVIDTVRLICERYNNVIGLAPSGEMVAGYPDISGLVEVVKERNLFVAQVEFSRQIGDKPLQWSVWPRVLSVHSVTDEEISSRRLDRKTIVDRMVRAAVERSVSVLLFRVDPLGGGNQVLDRYGTDVKELREILAKRGIDDRWPAPMVDWGWSPTGAVALALVGLACVWAVGRRFAGTDGPVSIKLILSFVLAVVGLAVALMQFSFVSRLGGAMVAAFVVTEASLVSLDNWRKPGRAVVVGLIVALVGGLAIASFYGSPLYMMRLKTFSGVKLTLFLPLVLVLLHDMRRREYPESLGELLGRPPIWGELFLAGLLVMAAGLMVYRSGNVSSVPAWEIQMRDTLEAWLVARPRTKEAFLGYPCLVLWCAIRRKDWIPRYREVFRLGAVVGFASVVNTFCHFHTRLPITLWRVFNGWWIGITIGLLAVLLLFFLAMPLWRKLSVSVK is encoded by the coding sequence ATGATGGTCTTTTCTTGGAAGCGTTTTTTTGCCCTCTCCCTTTTGCTCAGCCTTGCCCTCAGCTTACCTGGGTTGGCTGTCAGGTGGAAATCGGAGGTCGCCCGTAAGTCGTCGGTTATAGTCGTCGACTGGAAGCAGATTCCAGCCCTTGCCTCTCAGGGCGAGGTGACCTCTTCTGTGGCCCTTCGGTCCCTTATGGACCAGGGAGTAAGGGGGATGATAGTCGGTGAGGTGACCGGCCAGGAACTGGATAACGGCGTACTGCCCCTGTGGTACGGTCCCCTTGAGGATCTTCCCGGATCCCTGAGATCCGCCTTATCTGCGGATCTCACCGGCACCGCCCTGTCTTTCCCGTCGAACTTCTCTATGGCTGAGAGATGGAGCTTGTTTTTAGGGCTCCGTTTTCCCAAAGGCCGAGCGGTAGTTGCACAAGGTCACCGTATTTTTGTCATACCTCAGACCAGAGAACAGCTGGCGTTAAAAGGGGTTTTACCCGACTTCGCAGGGCTTGATATGGCTTCAGAGCTCTCTCTTCCGGTTATATACAGGCCAGCTCCTAGAGGTATGGAGCCCTCTAAAACGGTGATCGACACTGTGCGACTGATATGCGAGCGGTACAACAACGTTATCGGCCTAGCCCCATCCGGCGAGATGGTCGCAGGCTATCCCGATATTTCCGGTCTGGTGGAGGTCGTAAAGGAACGAAATCTTTTCGTAGCCCAGGTCGAGTTTTCCAGACAGATAGGCGATAAGCCTCTCCAGTGGTCCGTATGGCCCAGGGTCCTCTCTGTTCACAGCGTCACCGACGAGGAGATTTCCTCCCGGAGGCTGGACCGTAAGACTATCGTCGATCGTATGGTCAGAGCGGCGGTGGAGAGGTCGGTGTCGGTGTTGCTTTTTCGGGTCGATCCTCTAGGGGGAGGCAACCAGGTTCTCGACCGATATGGGACGGACGTCAAGGAGCTCAGGGAGATCCTCGCTAAAAGAGGCATAGACGACCGGTGGCCTGCCCCGATGGTCGACTGGGGCTGGTCTCCTACAGGGGCGGTGGCCCTGGCACTTGTGGGCTTGGCCTGCGTATGGGCTGTCGGCCGACGGTTTGCCGGAACAGACGGTCCTGTCTCCATCAAGTTGATTTTGTCCTTTGTCCTGGCGGTGGTCGGTCTAGCCGTCGCCCTCATGCAGTTTTCCTTCGTTTCCCGTCTGGGAGGGGCGATGGTGGCCGCTTTCGTGGTTACCGAGGCTTCTTTGGTCTCACTGGATAACTGGCGAAAGCCCGGCAGAGCGGTCGTTGTAGGGCTTATAGTGGCCCTCGTAGGAGGTCTGGCGATAGCCTCCTTCTATGGCTCTCCCCTTTATATGATGAGGCTCAAGACCTTTTCCGGCGTAAAGCTGACCCTCTTTTTGCCTTTGGTCCTGGTGTTGCTTCACGATATGAGGAGGCGGGAGTATCCCGAGTCTTTAGGGGAACTGCTAGGGCGTCCCCCAATATGGGGAGAGCTTTTTCTGGCGGGCTTACTGGTTATGGCCGCCGGGCTTATGGTCTACAGAAGCGGCAACGTCAGTTCCGTCCCAGCCTGGGAGATCCAGATGAGAGACACTCTGGAGGCCTGGCTGGTCGCCAGACCTAGGACGAAAGAGGCCTTTTTAGGCTATCCCTGTCTGGTTCTGTGGTGTGCTATAAGGAGAAAAGATTGGATTCCTCGGTATAGAGAGGTCTTTCGTCTCGGTGCGGTGGTGGGCTTCGCCTCGGTGGTGAATACTTTCTGCCACTTCCATACCAGGCTTCCTATAACCCTTTGGCGGGTCTTTAACGGCTGGTGGATAGGTATCACGATAGGGCTTTTAGCGGTCCTCCTGCTGTTTTTCCTGGCCATGCCTCTTTGGAGAAAGCTGTCGGTGTCGGTGAAATGA
- a CDS encoding transketolase — translation MNLDDIALSVRKDVVRMVGNARSGYVASALSVLDILVYLYEREISANPSGPDRDRLVMGKGHGCPALYAVLAHRGFFDREALWNFRRLGALLQGRPDGARTPGVDASAGSPGLALGIANGIAMAHRMDGLNGRVFCVIGDGELQEGALWESAMTSSHRKLGSVVLVVDQNGDQMAGPVSSVKAVEPLGDKFSSFGWRVSRCDGHDFNSMAQAFSSCGDGDVPSVVIAKTKRGKGISFFEDHQERDLSMSRIEAERALEELDDAGELNG, via the coding sequence TTGAATCTGGACGATATCGCTTTATCGGTGAGAAAAGACGTGGTGAGAATGGTCGGAAACGCCCGATCGGGCTACGTGGCCTCCGCCCTTTCGGTGCTGGATATCCTGGTTTACCTTTACGAGAGGGAGATATCGGCAAACCCCTCCGGGCCGGACAGGGACAGGCTGGTTATGGGAAAGGGCCACGGTTGCCCCGCCCTCTACGCCGTGTTGGCCCACAGAGGTTTTTTTGACCGAGAGGCTTTATGGAACTTCAGGAGGCTCGGGGCTCTGCTACAGGGCAGGCCCGACGGGGCTCGGACCCCAGGGGTCGACGCTTCCGCAGGCTCTCCCGGTCTGGCACTAGGTATCGCCAACGGGATAGCCATGGCCCACCGTATGGACGGACTTAACGGGAGGGTGTTTTGCGTCATAGGGGACGGAGAGCTTCAGGAAGGGGCTCTATGGGAGTCGGCTATGACCTCATCCCATCGAAAGCTGGGGTCGGTGGTCCTGGTTGTGGATCAAAACGGCGATCAGATGGCCGGTCCTGTTTCTTCGGTGAAGGCGGTAGAGCCACTAGGGGATAAATTCAGTTCCTTCGGCTGGAGGGTCTCCCGCTGTGACGGCCACGATTTCAACAGCATGGCCCAGGCCTTTTCCTCCTGTGGCGACGGTGACGTTCCCTCGGTGGTAATAGCTAAGACTAAAAGGGGAAAGGGCATCTCCTTTTTCGAGGACCATCAGGAGAGGGATCTCTCTATGTCTCGAATAGAGGCGGAGAGGGCCCTTGAGGAACTGGACGACGCAGGTGAGTTAAATGGCTGA
- a CDS encoding ribonuclease J, protein MNSTNQENSVSPANKPKSRNRRRKKTAPASRPKEGTLRFIPLGGLGEIGKNMYLLEFGDDIMIIDCGLMFPDDEMLGIDFVIPDTSYLEANKGRIRGIFLTHGHEDHVGALPFILPGLDVPLYGTKLTLGMASHRLSEARPDYKPKFMEIKAGDTVKAGCFSVSFIAVCHSIPDGVALAVETPLGTVVHTGDFKLDPTPVDGRVTDYNAFAELGKKGVLLMMSDSTNVEKEGFTQSESTISVTLERLFREHRTKRMVISSFSSNLHRIQQVVDAAGRFNRKVVFAGRSMLNNVDLARRLGYLKVEDDMMVPLQEIDKYPPNRIVLVTTGSQGETFSGLVLMSKGEHHRVKLGPKDVVAVFATPIPGNEKMVSNTVNRLFRCKCEVIYEKNSGTHVSGHASRDELKIMLSMVRPTYFVPVHGEYRMQVRHAQLASQVGVPSRNTFVMDNGDVLTITDKGAHAKSKVQAGAVLVDGLAFGELESSVMRERKVLAEEGVMVVSLTMDKRFKLLSDPTFESCGFMHLSDAENMRREFVDAVRHTVKKASTMKGVDLEVVENKVVSRCRELLRKYTGSSPKVIPMITVMDR, encoded by the coding sequence GTGAATAGCACAAACCAAGAGAACAGCGTCTCTCCGGCCAACAAGCCGAAGAGCAGAAACAGAAGACGTAAAAAGACGGCACCTGCTTCCAGACCTAAAGAGGGCACCTTACGTTTTATCCCTCTAGGCGGTCTTGGTGAGATAGGGAAGAATATGTATCTCCTGGAATTTGGAGACGATATTATGATAATAGACTGCGGTCTGATGTTTCCCGATGACGAGATGCTGGGAATCGATTTCGTCATTCCCGATACCTCCTACCTGGAGGCCAACAAGGGACGTATCAGAGGTATTTTCCTGACCCATGGTCACGAGGATCACGTTGGAGCCCTGCCGTTTATCCTTCCAGGACTCGATGTTCCCCTCTACGGGACAAAGCTGACGTTGGGCATGGCCAGCCATAGGCTCTCTGAGGCCCGGCCGGACTACAAACCTAAGTTTATGGAGATAAAGGCGGGAGATACGGTCAAGGCGGGCTGTTTTTCCGTGTCCTTCATCGCGGTGTGTCACTCGATCCCCGATGGGGTAGCCCTGGCGGTGGAGACCCCTCTTGGCACGGTGGTCCATACAGGAGACTTTAAGCTTGATCCTACCCCCGTAGACGGCAGAGTAACCGATTACAACGCCTTTGCAGAGCTCGGGAAAAAGGGCGTTTTGCTTATGATGTCCGACTCCACTAACGTGGAGAAAGAGGGGTTTACCCAGTCGGAGAGCACTATTTCCGTCACTTTAGAGAGGCTTTTTAGGGAGCATCGGACAAAGAGAATGGTTATATCCTCCTTTTCCAGCAACCTTCACCGGATACAGCAGGTTGTGGACGCCGCAGGGCGGTTCAACCGTAAGGTCGTTTTCGCCGGGAGAAGCATGCTCAACAACGTCGATCTGGCCAGGCGACTGGGATACCTGAAGGTCGAGGACGATATGATGGTTCCCCTTCAGGAGATAGACAAGTATCCCCCTAATCGTATAGTCCTGGTGACCACCGGAAGCCAAGGGGAGACCTTCTCCGGCCTTGTCCTTATGAGCAAAGGAGAGCACCACAGGGTCAAGCTTGGCCCTAAGGACGTGGTTGCCGTCTTCGCCACCCCTATACCGGGGAACGAAAAGATGGTGAGCAATACGGTGAACAGGCTTTTCCGCTGTAAGTGCGAGGTTATCTACGAGAAGAACTCCGGAACCCACGTCTCAGGCCATGCGTCGAGGGATGAGCTCAAGATCATGCTCTCTATGGTTCGGCCGACGTACTTCGTTCCGGTCCACGGGGAGTATCGAATGCAGGTCCGTCACGCTCAGCTGGCCTCCCAAGTAGGGGTCCCGAGCAGGAACACTTTCGTTATGGATAACGGTGACGTGCTGACCATCACCGACAAAGGGGCTCACGCCAAGAGCAAGGTCCAGGCTGGAGCTGTTTTGGTGGATGGTTTGGCTTTCGGTGAGCTGGAGAGCAGCGTTATGAGGGAGAGAAAGGTGTTGGCCGAGGAGGGCGTCATGGTGGTCTCTCTGACTATGGATAAGCGATTTAAACTTCTCTCCGATCCTACATTCGAAAGCTGTGGTTTTATGCACCTAAGCGATGCGGAGAATATGAGACGGGAGTTCGTCGATGCGGTCAGACACACGGTGAAAAAGGCCTCTACCATGAAGGGAGTCGATCTGGAGGTGGTAGAGAACAAGGTGGTCTCCCGTTGCAGGGAGCTTCTTAGAAAATATACCGGATCGAGCCCTAAGGTGATTCCGATGATAACGGTGATGGATAGATGA
- a CDS encoding Maf family protein, which yields MRSVILASASPRRRELLSLLGWPFSVRVSSIEEVIVPSESPQDAVVRLATEKARSVHSSPEDMVIAADTVVVLDGAILGKPSSKDEAFEMVKSLAGRSHLVMTGVAVAQGNRVVSDVEITSVFFRDLDDDRIRAYVETREGMDKAGAYGIQGLGALLVSRIEGDYFNVVGLPLHRLSIMVGSFGCSLESQWGVDL from the coding sequence TTGCGTTCGGTTATTCTTGCTTCCGCCAGCCCCAGGAGGAGAGAACTTCTCTCCCTCCTCGGCTGGCCTTTTTCCGTTAGGGTTTCATCGATCGAGGAGGTAATAGTTCCCTCCGAATCCCCTCAGGATGCGGTGGTTAGGCTGGCGACGGAGAAGGCGCGCTCCGTCCACTCCTCCCCTGAGGATATGGTTATCGCTGCGGATACGGTGGTCGTCCTGGATGGGGCGATTCTAGGCAAGCCTTCGTCCAAAGATGAGGCTTTTGAGATGGTTAAGTCTTTGGCCGGTAGGAGCCATCTGGTCATGACCGGAGTCGCCGTCGCTCAGGGAAATAGAGTGGTCTCCGATGTGGAAATAACCTCCGTATTCTTCCGGGATCTCGACGACGATCGAATAAGGGCTTACGTGGAGACCAGGGAGGGCATGGATAAGGCGGGTGCCTACGGCATTCAGGGCTTAGGGGCCCTCCTAGTCAGCCGAATAGAGGGAGACTATTTTAACGTCGTAGGGCTCCCTCTCCACAGGCTTTCGATTATGGTGGGGTCTTTCGGCTGCTCCCTTGAGTCTCAGTGGGGGGTCGATTTATGA
- a CDS encoding undecaprenyl-diphosphate phosphatase: MIHSVILGLLQGLTEFLPVSSSAHLALAQAFFGFSEPMLTFDIALHFATMIATMVYFREDLVNLGGQWFSGLVRPDSRKTPGWTIGWAMIAGTAITVVLALPLKPLVERLSTSVFAVGVALLTTGGILCLASSMAPRTGVVRMFNSLPMGLAQGLAVIPGISRSGSTIVAGMISGLSPHEAFRLSFLMSLPAVLGATILELKEVSSAAMPSGWLVGMVVSGVSGYFALKVLHKVVTLGRWRGFALYCVAVGLVAMFIGR; encoded by the coding sequence ATGATCCACTCGGTTATTTTAGGCCTTTTGCAGGGGTTGACCGAGTTTCTGCCGGTCAGCAGTTCCGCCCACCTAGCCCTGGCTCAGGCTTTTTTCGGTTTCTCCGAGCCTATGCTTACTTTCGATATCGCCCTTCACTTTGCCACGATGATAGCCACTATGGTCTATTTCCGGGAGGATCTGGTTAACCTGGGAGGTCAGTGGTTTTCCGGCCTGGTCAGGCCGGATAGCAGAAAGACTCCCGGCTGGACTATCGGATGGGCTATGATAGCCGGTACGGCTATCACCGTCGTCTTAGCTCTACCTCTGAAGCCCCTGGTGGAGAGGCTCTCTACCTCCGTTTTTGCGGTTGGAGTTGCTTTGCTGACCACCGGTGGGATTCTCTGCCTGGCTTCTTCGATGGCCCCTAGGACCGGGGTGGTTCGGATGTTTAACTCCCTTCCTATGGGCCTGGCCCAGGGTTTGGCGGTTATCCCCGGGATATCCCGGTCAGGGTCTACCATAGTGGCAGGAATGATTTCCGGCCTGTCACCTCATGAGGCTTTCAGGCTTTCGTTCCTGATGTCCCTTCCTGCGGTATTAGGGGCTACTATTCTGGAGCTGAAGGAAGTTTCTTCGGCGGCTATGCCCTCTGGCTGGCTGGTTGGAATGGTTGTATCTGGGGTCTCGGGGTACTTCGCCCTCAAGGTGCTTCACAAGGTTGTGACGTTGGGCAGATGGAGAGGATTTGCCCTCTACTGTGTGGCCGTCGGCCTTGTTGCCATGTTTATCGGGAGGTAA
- a CDS encoding transketolase C-terminal domain-containing protein, protein MADTIKDVLCRSLVDLAEEDDNMVVLKADGVSPWLSGFEKVFPDRCFNLGMAELDLVSTAAGMASAGKKPWVFSTASRLVGRAYDALRTAVALPGLPVKVVTFYGGVSAGEDGAVSQILEDLSLMRSLPGMSVWVPCDGLSCGPILKEAYKSDGPAYVRLSATDMPDVYDGQSLQAEVTGAFSLRTGDGVTLCACGIMVHEALRAASILAQQDITAEVLDCRSLSPLPERAILDSVHRTGCCVVAEEHSSRGGLGEAVASMLCKNYPVPCRFVSIEGRPGQSGSPRDLLEYYGLTYQQIVGAAVEAWTMRRR, encoded by the coding sequence ATGGCTGATACGATAAAAGACGTTCTTTGCCGATCTTTGGTCGATTTAGCGGAAGAGGACGATAACATGGTGGTCCTGAAGGCCGACGGAGTTTCCCCCTGGCTTTCCGGTTTTGAGAAGGTCTTTCCCGATAGATGCTTTAACCTGGGCATGGCGGAGCTTGACCTCGTCTCCACCGCCGCAGGTATGGCCTCGGCGGGAAAGAAGCCCTGGGTTTTTTCCACCGCCTCCAGGCTTGTGGGCAGGGCTTACGATGCCCTCAGGACCGCCGTAGCCCTTCCAGGGCTACCTGTTAAGGTGGTGACCTTTTACGGCGGGGTCTCCGCCGGCGAGGACGGGGCGGTGTCCCAGATACTTGAGGATCTATCCTTGATGAGGTCCCTTCCTGGGATGTCGGTGTGGGTTCCCTGCGACGGCCTGTCCTGCGGCCCTATCCTAAAGGAAGCCTATAAATCCGATGGCCCCGCCTATGTGAGGCTTTCAGCAACCGATATGCCCGATGTCTACGACGGTCAGTCCCTTCAGGCGGAGGTTACCGGTGCTTTTTCCCTCAGAACCGGCGACGGCGTCACCCTCTGTGCCTGTGGTATTATGGTTCACGAGGCTCTCAGAGCGGCCTCCATTTTGGCACAGCAGGATATCACCGCCGAGGTGCTGGACTGCCGTTCTCTGTCCCCTCTGCCCGAGCGGGCCATTCTTGATTCGGTTCACCGAACGGGCTGTTGTGTGGTGGCGGAGGAGCACAGCTCCAGAGGAGGATTGGGGGAGGCGGTGGCCTCTATGCTCTGCAAAAACTATCCTGTCCCCTGCCGATTTGTATCTATCGAGGGCAGGCCGGGGCAGAGCGGTTCGCCGAGAGATCTTTTAGAGTACTACGGTTTGACATATCAGCAGATAGTGGGGGCCGCCGTTGAAGCGTGGACGATGAGGAGGCGATAG
- the greA gene encoding transcription elongation factor GreA: MSDKATVNDGIDMTKEGYDRLYEELKYLRSEARYAVAQRIEEARSFGDLSENAEYAAAKDEQAKMESRIQRLENQLSKARIIDSSTLDGSHVALGTAVTIEDSTLKKKFVYSLVGSEEADPKKNRISSASPVGQALMGKKIGDEIQVKVPNGMRKLQILDIQVV; encoded by the coding sequence TTGAGCGATAAAGCAACCGTTAACGACGGAATCGATATGACAAAAGAAGGATACGATCGGCTCTATGAGGAGCTGAAATACCTCAGGAGCGAAGCTCGCTACGCCGTCGCCCAGAGGATTGAGGAGGCCCGATCCTTCGGAGACCTCAGCGAAAACGCAGAATACGCCGCCGCCAAGGACGAGCAGGCGAAGATGGAGAGCCGAATCCAGAGGCTGGAGAACCAGCTCAGCAAGGCAAGAATAATAGACTCCTCCACCTTGGACGGCAGCCACGTAGCCCTTGGAACCGCCGTAACCATAGAGGACAGCACCCTCAAGAAGAAATTCGTCTACTCCCTTGTAGGGTCGGAAGAGGCGGATCCAAAGAAAAACAGGATATCCTCCGCCAGTCCCGTCGGTCAGGCCCTTATGGGCAAAAAGATAGGCGACGAGATCCAGGTTAAAGTCCCTAACGGCATGAGAAAGCTGCAAATACTGGACATACAGGTGGTCTAG